One Kaistella polysaccharea DNA segment encodes these proteins:
- a CDS encoding sugar transferase → MYKNFFKRLIDFTAALVGFLLISPVFLFVLIGLSVANKGKPFFFQRRPGKEERLFNIIKFKTMNDDKDSAGQLLPDEQRLTALGNFVRKTSLDEIPQLINVVKGDMSLIGPRPLLPDYLPYYNDLQKRRHEVRPGISGWAQVNGRNAISWEQKFTYDVWYVDHLSFFIDVKIIFLTLKKIVKTDGITADGHATMPRFDNQDKY, encoded by the coding sequence ATGTATAAAAACTTCTTCAAAAGACTTATTGATTTTACAGCGGCACTGGTGGGCTTCCTTCTCATCAGTCCTGTTTTTCTTTTTGTTCTCATCGGTCTTTCTGTTGCCAACAAAGGCAAACCTTTCTTTTTTCAACGTCGTCCCGGGAAAGAAGAGCGGCTCTTCAACATCATAAAGTTTAAAACCATGAACGATGACAAAGATTCAGCAGGTCAATTGCTGCCTGACGAACAACGGCTTACGGCTCTTGGTAACTTCGTGCGTAAAACCTCCCTCGATGAAATTCCCCAGCTTATAAATGTCGTCAAGGGTGATATGAGTCTGATCGGACCACGACCTTTATTGCCTGATTATTTGCCATACTACAATGATTTGCAAAAACGTAGACACGAAGTCCGACCAGGAATTTCCGGATGGGCACAGGTCAATGGACGAAACGCCATTAGTTGGGAGCAAAAATTCACCTATGACGTTTGGTACGTAGATCACCTTTCCTTTTTTATCGATGTGAAAATTATATTTCTAACTTTGAAGAAAATAGTAAAAACTGATGGTATCACAGCTGATGGACATGCAACAATGCCCCGTTTTGATAACCAAGATAAATATTAA
- a CDS encoding glycosyltransferase family 4 protein, whose amino-acid sequence MVIKKKLFIVTTVPMSFVFFKGQLLKLREKFDVTLISSPESALYETADFNKVKSHGIKMAREISLFSDLVSLFKLLLYFYKNRPDLLHANTPKGSFLSLSAAWFCKVPTRIYYVHGLRYQGTNGLKKKLLMSMERISCFFATDIIAVSKGVREVLHTDKITKEKIKVIWNGSANGIDLNYFDPNHSDVKNIRPTFAIAEDDFVFGFLGRLVRDKGINELVEAFNQLNGEYSKIKLLLVGSYEDHLDPLREETISVIKRNNNIIEAGVQYDVRSYLNAMDLFVFPSYREGFGIVLMEAAAMNVPAISSDIIGCNEIIEDHVNGFLIPPKNHTVLYEKMKYALENKDTITTMSQVPRDLISAKFEQRRLWEELLKFYDKIAY is encoded by the coding sequence ATGGTAATTAAAAAGAAATTATTTATCGTCACCACCGTCCCTATGTCTTTTGTTTTTTTTAAAGGGCAACTTCTGAAATTACGAGAGAAATTTGATGTTACCCTTATTTCATCTCCAGAGAGCGCTTTGTACGAAACAGCAGATTTTAACAAAGTAAAAAGTCATGGTATAAAGATGGCTAGAGAAATTTCTTTATTTTCTGATCTGGTAAGCCTTTTTAAATTATTGCTTTATTTTTATAAAAATCGGCCTGATCTGCTGCACGCAAATACTCCCAAAGGAAGTTTTTTGTCTCTTTCGGCAGCTTGGTTTTGCAAAGTTCCTACGAGAATTTATTATGTTCATGGATTACGGTATCAGGGAACGAACGGCCTTAAGAAAAAGCTACTGATGAGCATGGAGAGAATTTCATGTTTTTTTGCAACCGATATTATTGCAGTGAGTAAAGGGGTACGAGAGGTGCTGCATACCGACAAAATAACAAAGGAAAAAATCAAAGTAATTTGGAACGGCAGCGCAAATGGAATCGATCTTAATTATTTTGATCCAAACCATTCTGACGTTAAGAATATACGACCGACGTTCGCAATTGCAGAAGATGATTTTGTATTCGGCTTCTTAGGGAGACTGGTTCGTGATAAGGGCATCAATGAACTTGTAGAAGCATTTAATCAATTAAATGGGGAGTACTCGAAAATTAAATTACTGCTGGTGGGTAGTTATGAAGACCATTTGGATCCATTACGAGAAGAAACGATTTCAGTAATTAAAAGAAACAATAATATCATTGAAGCAGGCGTACAATATGATGTTCGGTCCTATTTAAATGCGATGGACCTATTTGTATTTCCATCGTATAGAGAAGGCTTCGGGATTGTTTTAATGGAAGCAGCCGCGATGAACGTTCCTGCAATCTCTTCTGATATTATAGGCTGTAACGAAATTATTGAAGATCATGTGAACGGGTTTTTAATTCCGCCAAAAAATCACACGGTGCTCTATGAAAAAATGAAATATGCACTTGAAAACAAAGATACGATTACTACCATGTCACAGGTACCCAGAGATCTAATAAGCGCCAAATTTGAACAACGCAGGCTCTGGGAAGAGCTCCTTAAATTTTACGATAAAATAGCTTATTAA
- a CDS encoding ATP-grasp domain-containing protein yields MEKNILVTGAGALLGQGILRLLNIADFPKKIYTADPDPRSTGHWLGDFAITIPKVSDANYIDALKKVVAAYKIDAILVGTDVELPILAQYKKEFQEYFNCNVIVSSEEVIEIANDKFLTAEFLEQNNFPFPFSVMADSKAKLSEIEEKLGFPLFAKPFDGARSLGIKKIHDHAELMEIYDPESNLVVQQYLDETEGEFTCGCLVLGGKCVAIVSLKRDLRDGNTYRAYRDEHTSKYDEFIIPIAEKLNPDGPVNFQFRIANGKPVIFEINGRFSGTTPIRHFFGFNEVEAVLKFYLFDEKVEQPNLRKGIVMRTWSDLFIDENQIESLKENNILEDPRAEFFNFNLEK; encoded by the coding sequence ATGGAAAAAAATATTTTAGTTACAGGTGCTGGAGCACTGTTAGGTCAAGGCATTCTACGTCTACTAAATATCGCCGATTTCCCCAAAAAAATTTACACTGCTGATCCAGATCCGAGATCTACTGGTCACTGGTTGGGAGATTTTGCCATCACCATTCCCAAAGTTTCAGACGCAAATTATATTGACGCGTTAAAAAAAGTAGTTGCTGCGTACAAAATTGACGCAATTCTGGTTGGAACTGATGTTGAACTTCCTATTCTGGCTCAATATAAAAAAGAATTTCAGGAATATTTCAATTGTAATGTGATCGTTAGTAGTGAAGAGGTCATTGAGATAGCAAATGATAAATTCCTCACAGCTGAATTTTTAGAACAAAATAATTTTCCTTTTCCATTCTCGGTAATGGCTGATAGTAAAGCTAAGCTCTCCGAAATCGAGGAAAAGCTCGGATTTCCTTTGTTTGCTAAACCTTTTGATGGTGCGCGCTCTTTAGGTATTAAAAAAATTCATGATCATGCAGAGTTAATGGAGATTTACGATCCTGAAAGTAATCTTGTTGTTCAGCAATATCTAGATGAAACTGAGGGCGAATTTACGTGTGGCTGTTTAGTACTTGGAGGCAAATGCGTTGCAATCGTTTCTTTAAAAAGAGACTTACGGGACGGCAATACGTATAGAGCTTACCGTGATGAGCACACGTCAAAATACGATGAGTTTATTATTCCCATAGCGGAAAAACTGAATCCCGACGGACCGGTAAACTTTCAGTTTAGAATCGCCAATGGTAAACCGGTTATTTTTGAGATCAACGGGCGTTTTAGCGGAACTACACCGATTAGACATTTTTTTGGGTTTAATGAAGTAGAAGCAGTTCTTAAATTTTATCTTTTCGATGAAAAGGTAGAACAGCCAAATTTGCGAAAGGGAATCGTAATGAGAACCTGGTCTGACCTTTTTATTGATGAAAACCAAATTGAGAGCCTCAAAGAAAACAATATTTTAGAAGATCCAAGAGCGGAATTCTTTAATTTTAATTTAGAGAAATAA
- a CDS encoding sugar transferase yields MILKRLFDILFSLLGLLLVSPLLLVMVLIAAIDTKSNGLFLQQRIGQYGKSFRIVKLRSMCAETHSISTFGKFLRKSKIDELPQLYNVLRGDMSFVGPRPDIPGYYDNLKGENRKILELKPGLTSEASLKYYDEDSLLAQQEDPLRYNDTILFPDKVRMNLEYYYTRSFLGDLRIIAKTLWRQF; encoded by the coding sequence TTGATTTTAAAACGTCTCTTTGATATCCTCTTTTCTCTTCTCGGACTTCTTCTTGTAAGTCCGCTTCTTCTGGTGATGGTGCTCATTGCTGCGATCGATACGAAATCGAACGGCCTTTTTCTGCAACAGCGCATCGGACAATATGGAAAATCCTTTCGCATTGTCAAGTTGCGCAGCATGTGCGCTGAAACGCACTCCATCTCTACTTTCGGAAAATTCCTCCGCAAATCGAAAATAGATGAACTTCCCCAGCTCTACAATGTTTTAAGGGGTGACATGAGTTTCGTCGGTCCACGCCCTGATATTCCTGGGTATTATGATAACTTAAAGGGAGAAAACCGAAAGATATTAGAGTTAAAACCGGGACTCACTTCTGAGGCCAGTCTGAAATACTATGATGAAGATTCACTTCTCGCGCAACAGGAAGATCCTTTACGCTATAATGATACTATTCTTTTTCCGGATAAGGTGCGCATGAATCTGGAGTACTATTATACGCGCAGTTTCTTGGGTGATCTGCGCATCATCGCAAAGACTTTGTGGCGACAGTTCTAG
- a CDS encoding GIY-YIG nuclease family protein produces MQTSFVYILECADHTFYVGVTANIEQRLAEHQQGKYDGSYTSRRLPVELVFYCQFMDINLAIEFEKKIKKWSHAKKQALIEGRFEDLTNLARKNFKK; encoded by the coding sequence ATGCAAACATCGTTCGTTTATATTTTAGAATGTGCTGATCATACTTTTTATGTTGGTGTAACAGCAAATATTGAGCAGCGATTGGCGGAGCATCAGCAGGGGAAATACGACGGATCTTATACATCGAGAAGACTTCCAGTGGAACTTGTATTCTACTGCCAATTTATGGATATCAATCTAGCAATCGAATTCGAAAAGAAAATTAAAAAGTGGTCCCACGCTAAAAAACAGGCTTTGATTGAGGGGCGATTTGAGGATCTGACTAATCTGGCCAGAAAGAATTTTAAAAAGTAG
- a CDS encoding metallophosphoesterase family protein, translated as MIVTVFGDVHGNLVALEKLFQIEKDDTDLFISHGDIVNYGPWSNECVAFLNKIPNIKLLKGNHEEFFIAGEYEGKNEVAQAFFQFCYPKFDAELINNISNFDDHISVGDYTIRHTLGNQYIFADTNIENLEIETNYMFGHSHQQFKRDKNSYFLYNTGSIGQNRSLLNLSCYLKYDTDKNTVEMKSFVHDIGKVIQEMESQNYPQICLDYYKSKKLF; from the coding sequence ATGATAGTAACGGTCTTTGGAGATGTTCATGGCAATTTAGTTGCTTTGGAAAAATTATTTCAAATAGAGAAGGATGATACCGATCTTTTTATTTCTCATGGCGATATTGTCAACTACGGTCCGTGGAGTAATGAATGTGTAGCGTTTTTGAATAAAATCCCTAATATTAAGCTATTAAAGGGCAATCATGAGGAGTTTTTTATTGCTGGAGAATATGAGGGTAAAAATGAGGTGGCACAAGCCTTCTTCCAATTTTGCTATCCGAAATTTGATGCTGAATTAATTAACAATATCTCTAATTTTGATGATCACATTTCAGTGGGAGATTATACCATTAGGCATACTTTAGGAAACCAATATATTTTCGCCGACACCAATATTGAAAATCTTGAAATAGAGACAAATTATATGTTCGGTCACTCACATCAGCAATTTAAAAGAGATAAGAACTCTTACTTCTTGTACAATACGGGAAGTATTGGTCAGAATAGAAGTCTGCTCAACTTGTCCTGTTATTTAAAATATGACACCGACAAAAACACGGTTGAAATGAAAAGTTTTGTTCATGATATTGGAAAAGTGATTCAGGAAATGGAAAGTCAAAACTATCCTCAAATTTGTCTTGATTATTATAAATCTAAGAAGTTATTTTGA
- a CDS encoding NAD-dependent epimerase/dehydratase family protein — protein MKNAVVVGANGFIGSVIVNKLIERGLKVYAVYNTNIDRINLKATVITNEEVLKLSLIPDLIFFLTGNYATPYSELLEMNNMLYTYVKKFPSSKLVYVSSANVYGDANWSIVENSPFVNPGTYALSKLAGEFIVQSLERYSIVRLAYVYGPKMTNTSFIPSLIKSARNHNKITLFGEGEREQDYIYVDDAADLCIMAANTHTNDIYLGATGKSTSNLEVANEIKKFINCEIVLTGTENASSFYFDPSLTFKKLNWKPATSLSQGIKNIVA, from the coding sequence ATGAAAAATGCTGTAGTGGTTGGCGCAAATGGTTTTATAGGGAGTGTTATAGTTAATAAACTGATTGAACGCGGTTTGAAAGTTTATGCGGTGTACAATACTAATATTGATCGTATCAATTTAAAAGCAACGGTCATCACCAATGAAGAAGTTCTAAAATTATCGTTAATTCCTGATCTGATCTTCTTTCTAACAGGAAATTACGCCACACCCTATTCTGAGTTATTAGAAATGAATAACATGCTGTATACGTATGTTAAAAAATTTCCCAGTAGCAAATTAGTTTACGTATCTAGTGCCAATGTATATGGAGATGCGAATTGGTCAATTGTCGAAAATTCTCCTTTTGTCAATCCCGGAACTTATGCGCTATCAAAATTAGCAGGGGAATTTATAGTTCAGTCACTGGAGCGTTATTCAATTGTACGTTTAGCCTACGTATATGGCCCGAAAATGACCAATACATCTTTTATTCCAAGCCTAATTAAATCTGCAAGAAATCATAATAAAATCACCTTATTCGGCGAGGGCGAAAGAGAACAAGACTATATTTATGTTGATGATGCTGCCGACCTTTGCATAATGGCTGCAAACACTCATACTAATGATATTTACTTAGGTGCAACTGGAAAATCAACCTCCAATTTGGAAGTTGCTAATGAAATTAAAAAATTTATAAATTGTGAAATAGTATTAACAGGAACTGAGAATGCTTCTTCGTTTTATTTTGATCCTTCTTTGACATTTAAAAAATTAAACTGGAAGCCGGCAACATCTTTATCTCAAGGTATTAAAAATATTGTAGCATGA
- a CDS encoding GIY-YIG nuclease family protein: MQTSFVYILECADHTFYVGVTVNIEQRLEEHQQGKYDGSYTSRRLPVELVFYCQFMDINLAIEFEKKIKKWSHAKKQALIEGRFEDLPNLARKNFKK, encoded by the coding sequence ATGCAAACTTCTTTCGTTTATATTTTAGAATGTGCTGATCATACTTTTTATGTTGGTGTAACAGTAAATATTGAGCAGCGATTAGAGGAGCATCAGCAGGGGAAATACGACGGATCTTATACATCGAGAAGACTTCCAGTGGAACTAGTATTCTACTGCCAATTTATGGATATCAATCTCGCTATCGAATTCGAAAAGAAAATTAAAAAGTGGTCCCACGCTAAAAAACAGGCTTTGATTGAGGGTCGATTTGAGGATCTGCCTAATCTGGCCAGAAAGAATTTTAAAAAGTAG